The following coding sequences are from one Terrimicrobium sacchariphilum window:
- a CDS encoding beta-L-arabinofuranosidase domain-containing protein, with protein MIPPRTNPGLLRNPAIWLALPAAVFLVLPALCDPHRTEYVKAPVFTPLPLGAVKPTGWMKDWCQEAVNGIPGHADQLDPAFEKGWLDASIKANSQGMQPGDRPNGYALEQAGYWLDGATRLAHLLGDKELLAKCRLRYDAILKRVEATGVPMDGSPAMWNEGEKWAHWPMAVVGRALLAEYSATDDPRYLHAIEKIYADYARFNAATNDKGKTFSLIAHPGRQPNNAEIMLEAYRLGGRSELRDDALAIIRAQESEIDERLAWHEEGLATGKTDRRFYGVKYGHAVTFNESTKIPAIGYQYSGDDRWLKFSEASYDDMEQNEMLPYGLTSAHEQLGGIGPFSTTEMCNAIDYMWSSLWLLRITGKPTYGDRIERDFFNAGPGGIAPDFHRHVYFLSPNRIDAEHPKKMSVGGSPDYAPKQFPLCCTGNIARLLPNYIMHQWMTTDDQGLAAVLYGPNTVTTIVRGAEVSITSRTDYPFSDKISLEITPRSPVEFPLYLRVPAWCENPRLEINGKTVAVTVDKGFLKVSRHWAAGDVVNLQLPSQPKVHVGQCANGAPFSFATYGPLLFALNIPTRDGDLNQPAPGFDFQYALIPGAVPEVTHRPMPSPWTWATPPLSLRVKAIPAPFGKDFSLPAQPVAIGESKIQDIELIPFGSTAFRVSMFRVAGGGVKK; from the coding sequence TGCTTCCCGCCCTCTGCGACCCACACCGCACGGAGTATGTCAAAGCTCCGGTCTTCACCCCGCTCCCGCTCGGCGCGGTCAAGCCGACGGGGTGGATGAAAGACTGGTGCCAGGAGGCGGTCAATGGAATCCCGGGGCATGCCGACCAGCTCGACCCGGCTTTCGAAAAGGGCTGGCTGGATGCCTCGATCAAGGCAAACAGCCAGGGGATGCAGCCGGGAGACCGCCCAAATGGCTACGCCCTGGAGCAAGCCGGGTACTGGCTCGATGGCGCCACCCGCCTCGCCCACCTGCTCGGTGACAAGGAGCTCCTGGCGAAATGCCGCCTGCGTTATGACGCCATCCTGAAACGCGTGGAAGCAACCGGCGTCCCCATGGATGGCAGCCCCGCGATGTGGAACGAGGGTGAGAAATGGGCCCACTGGCCGATGGCAGTGGTGGGTCGGGCCCTCCTCGCGGAATATTCCGCCACCGATGACCCTCGCTACCTGCACGCGATCGAAAAAATCTACGCCGACTATGCGCGCTTCAACGCGGCCACGAATGACAAAGGGAAAACCTTTTCCCTCATCGCCCATCCCGGTCGCCAGCCTAATAACGCCGAGATCATGCTGGAGGCGTATCGCCTCGGCGGTCGGAGCGAGCTGAGGGACGACGCCCTCGCCATCATCCGGGCCCAGGAAAGCGAGATCGATGAACGCCTCGCCTGGCATGAAGAGGGGCTGGCCACGGGAAAGACAGATCGCCGCTTCTATGGCGTCAAATACGGCCACGCCGTGACCTTCAACGAGTCGACCAAAATCCCGGCCATCGGCTACCAGTACTCCGGCGATGACCGGTGGCTGAAGTTCTCCGAGGCGAGCTACGACGACATGGAGCAAAACGAAATGCTCCCCTACGGCCTGACCAGCGCGCATGAGCAACTCGGCGGCATCGGCCCCTTCTCCACCACGGAAATGTGCAACGCGATCGACTACATGTGGTCATCGCTCTGGCTGCTCCGCATCACGGGCAAACCGACTTACGGAGATCGGATCGAGCGCGATTTCTTCAATGCCGGACCGGGCGGCATCGCCCCGGACTTCCATCGTCACGTGTATTTCCTCAGCCCCAATAGAATCGACGCCGAGCATCCGAAGAAGATGTCCGTGGGAGGCAGCCCCGACTATGCGCCGAAGCAATTCCCGCTCTGCTGTACGGGCAACATCGCCCGGCTGCTGCCCAATTACATCATGCACCAGTGGATGACCACGGATGACCAGGGGCTCGCGGCGGTGCTTTACGGTCCGAACACCGTCACCACCATCGTGCGCGGCGCCGAGGTTTCCATCACGTCGCGTACAGACTACCCGTTCTCCGATAAAATCTCGCTCGAGATCACGCCGAGGAGCCCCGTGGAGTTCCCCCTCTACCTGCGCGTGCCAGCGTGGTGCGAAAATCCCAGGCTCGAGATCAACGGCAAGACCGTCGCGGTGACTGTCGACAAGGGATTCCTCAAGGTCAGCCGTCACTGGGCGGCAGGAGATGTGGTCAACCTGCAGCTCCCCTCACAGCCCAAGGTTCACGTCGGCCAATGCGCGAACGGGGCCCCGTTCTCCTTCGCCACCTACGGGCCGCTGCTTTTCGCCCTGAATATTCCCACCAGGGACGGCGATCTGAACCAGCCCGCGCCGGGCTTCGACTTTCAGTATGCCCTCATCCCCGGCGCCGTGCCGGAGGTAACGCACCGGCCCATGCCCAGCCCGTGGACCTGGGCCACGCCGCCCCTGAGCCTGCGGGTAAAGGCAATACCCGCGCCGTTTGGAAAGGACTTCTCCCTGCCTGCGCAGCCCGTGGCGATCGGAGAGAGCAAGATTCAGGACATCGAGCTTATTCCCTTTGGATCGACGGCCTTCCGGGTCAGCATGTTCCGCGTGGCCGGGGGAGGCGTGAAAAAGTAA
- a CDS encoding LacI family DNA-binding transcriptional regulator has product MKPPASRQLPSPTQNAVAAKAGVARSTVSRALKNHPSIPEATRLHILRVAEEMGYRENPYVTANMQRVRGAHGTRSQAIIAFLTPYSLEHWYQKVLSYRKIYESARERAFHLGFELDPISLIDQSLDSRRCNDILVARGVDGVLVAPFENPFIRLRLDWTRFSIATLGFVHVRPRFSYAAANHYYNVSLVLRKLHRLGYRRIGLALPERANRYAQGTFEAAYRLYSGAQPACDRLPHFAPEDLTDWNSVKFMKWFHKNKPEVVVCLTKDVRGWLVDAGLDIPGDVGLATLSRHGAESDWSGVDQHSELVGAAGVQIIAEQLTLNQRGVPPYPRATFVEGEWAAGWTTRRLSR; this is encoded by the coding sequence ATGAAACCCCCAGCTAGCAGGCAGTTGCCGTCTCCCACCCAGAATGCCGTGGCGGCCAAGGCCGGTGTCGCCCGATCGACGGTGAGCCGCGCCTTGAAGAATCACCCCTCCATTCCCGAGGCCACGCGCCTCCACATCCTCCGGGTCGCGGAGGAAATGGGTTACCGCGAGAATCCCTACGTCACCGCCAATATGCAACGAGTGCGCGGTGCGCACGGCACGCGCTCCCAGGCGATCATCGCCTTTCTCACGCCTTACTCGCTGGAGCATTGGTATCAAAAGGTGCTTTCCTATCGGAAGATCTATGAGTCGGCCAGGGAGCGAGCCTTTCATCTCGGTTTTGAGCTGGATCCGATTTCCCTGATCGATCAGTCCCTGGACAGCCGGAGGTGCAATGACATCCTCGTGGCACGAGGCGTGGATGGGGTGCTGGTCGCGCCTTTTGAGAATCCCTTTATCCGCCTGCGCCTGGACTGGACGCGGTTTTCCATCGCCACCCTCGGGTTTGTGCATGTGCGCCCGAGGTTCTCGTACGCAGCGGCGAATCACTATTACAACGTCAGTCTCGTCCTGAGGAAATTGCATCGTCTGGGGTACCGGCGCATCGGGCTCGCGCTGCCGGAGCGGGCAAACCGTTACGCGCAGGGGACCTTCGAGGCCGCCTACCGGCTCTATTCCGGAGCCCAGCCTGCGTGCGACCGGCTCCCTCATTTTGCCCCGGAGGATCTTACCGACTGGAATTCGGTCAAGTTCATGAAGTGGTTTCACAAAAACAAGCCGGAGGTGGTGGTGTGCCTCACCAAGGATGTCCGCGGCTGGCTGGTCGACGCGGGCCTCGACATCCCCGGGGATGTCGGACTCGCCACCCTGAGCAGGCACGGAGCCGAGAGTGACTGGTCAGGCGTTGACCAGCATAGCGAGCTGGTCGGTGCGGCGGGGGTGCAGATCATCGCCGAGCAGCTCACCCTGAACCAGCGCGGGGTGCCGCCCTATCCCCGGGCGACGTTTGTCGAGGGCGAGTGGGCCGCAGGCTGGACCACCCGCCGGTTATCGAGATAG
- the vccB gene encoding Verru_Chthon cassette protein B: MKSPSPVDLRPSNGGFSLVEIVLAIGITSFALIATLGLLPVGLNTLRESSTQTAVANISQYVRGELQQISFNPSTAFNIQNLNSVTYYFTRDGVKTDANSGYYLAKFDLNNGSVGGNTFDSTSAQNIKVTLSYPATAAVAARKTFIFSLFAARQSNQ; this comes from the coding sequence ATGAAATCTCCCTCCCCAGTTGATCTTCGGCCATCGAATGGCGGCTTTAGCCTGGTGGAAATCGTGCTGGCCATAGGCATCACCTCGTTTGCTCTCATCGCCACGCTGGGCCTCCTGCCCGTCGGGCTCAATACCCTCCGCGAATCCAGCACGCAAACCGCCGTGGCAAACATCTCCCAATATGTCCGCGGTGAGCTCCAGCAGATTTCCTTTAATCCCTCCACCGCCTTTAACATTCAGAACCTCAACTCGGTCACGTATTATTTTACCAGAGACGGCGTAAAGACGGATGCTAACAGCGGATACTATCTGGCGAAATTTGACCTGAACAACGGCTCCGTCGGAGGCAATACCTTCGACTCCACCTCCGCACAGAATATCAAGGTGACGCTTTCTTATCCGGCGACTGCGGCGGTCGCCGCGCGGAAGACCTTCATCTTCTCGCTGTTTGCCGCCCGGCAATCGAACCAATAA
- the vccD gene encoding Verru_Chthon cassette protein D — protein sequence MIHHRRGFSLIELLVVIAIMGILMALTVPAVSSLIENTNVTRAAQLVESQLQLARQLASSKNRPVEVRFIKVPAQSANGISAIQLWQMDPPGGAGAAQARPLTRAEMLPTALCISEDTATASRLFATCGLTNAMPTGTPLSGNSYAAFQVFPSGLLSPYVEMAKAYVTVLPTRNGKDTSLPRNYATIQINPMTGTPSTYRP from the coding sequence ATGATCCATCATCGCCGCGGCTTTTCCCTCATCGAACTGCTGGTCGTGATAGCCATCATGGGCATCCTCATGGCGCTGACCGTGCCAGCCGTTTCCTCGCTGATAGAGAATACGAATGTCACCCGCGCCGCCCAGCTCGTAGAGAGTCAGCTCCAGCTCGCCCGGCAGCTGGCATCGTCAAAGAATCGCCCGGTCGAGGTGCGGTTCATCAAGGTTCCCGCCCAATCCGCCAACGGGATCAGCGCGATTCAGCTCTGGCAGATGGACCCTCCCGGTGGAGCCGGCGCCGCGCAGGCGCGCCCGCTGACCCGCGCGGAAATGCTCCCCACGGCACTCTGTATTTCCGAAGACACCGCGACGGCGTCTCGCCTTTTCGCCACGTGTGGGCTGACCAATGCCATGCCGACGGGCACTCCCCTGTCCGGGAATTCCTACGCCGCCTTTCAGGTCTTTCCCTCCGGCCTGCTCTCGCCCTACGTGGAGATGGCTAAGGCCTACGTGACGGTGCTGCCGACGCGAAATGGCAAGGACACGTCTCTGCCGCGCAACTACGCCACCATCCAGATCAACCCCATGACAGGAACTCCCAGCACCTACCGGCCATGA
- the vccA gene encoding Verru_Chthon cassette protein A, which translates to MALIIVLAMVALIAALAIGFLNRAGSNRSAAASYGATATTRQIADTTVNIVQGQINQATKLASGSVWASQPGAIRTFRSDGTLDTIYRLYSSSSLKAASYAALASDVPATNWSSNPAIWVDLNAPAVRAGTSSLSYPILDTRSPTSSGLLTLDGFALDSPPGASSNQPAPMPVRWLYVLRNGEIISPDDGGTGQIATFSNSSVKPGADNPIVGRTAFWTDDESCKININTAADGTFWDTPHVNASDERQMAKSQPMAREYQRYPGHPATTSLKAVLTALGVDPAPYPSAMGSTSKLFKLFPRYNDDYGSKQGTATTSDTSTPETAKTDHLYSSVGEMLFSPTRNSSNLTLAQIETGKFFLTATSRSPELNLFGQPRIATWPVSENGSDNYRTPIDRLIAFASTINGKPYYFTRLNPRSPSADLSLNRNQQLLNYLDRSTQRNVPGVGKSFVDKYGQTETRQILTEIFDYIRCMNLRDSTLSSNYQYAVRSPNAASNQNFGTGEVTPSISTAWNTQGFGRFYRITEVALVFVAVGEGANGSTGATPVYEDQAASVGYKGPTNNYIPPSGTRAVQAFLVINFFDPNLGWSAHYPDAKVTVSGLDSFTLNGNSMGMPKSASVQLAFNTPPTHSRAYGGPLDWRALIRNLGTAYPSKFPLYSNILEIPVASGSMNFSGGALTLQLYDGVSNLVSTYKINFPGSTALPVPGLPVYRKFGVVNLNREASTDPIEDRFEKRIAQADLYASAAIDPKDVVVSVVPSQAFGDYRLLARTDVPDSVFVPHPSSGSPQGFGLDTPVKDFNGYVRGTLYDPAQQLKRKPFVPATVQGAFVGATSNTPGDWDNGFGSLLDGPFINKPDEGTIYKAATQVPYFDTDYGEQAIGASFFSANRQVPSPVMFGSLPTGVIAQSPWQTLLFRPGPTGHPGSNDPRDHYLLDLFWMPIAEPYAISEPFSTAGKVNMNYQILPFTYITRNTALRAVLAPEKVAQIPKFAGVYQRTISSPARSSLNLSDTNGTLRQFKDRFSQGDIFRSATEICDIFLVPSGASWTSDSAARTEWYGDKYALVGDNLRERPYATIYPRITTKSNTFRVYYTTQSLNNRSPDPAVWNESLGVITGEYRGSTTIERYLNPADTNLPDAATDASDPSLESYYRWRVVEQTGFVP; encoded by the coding sequence ATGGCCCTGATCATCGTGCTAGCCATGGTGGCGCTCATCGCCGCCCTAGCTATCGGCTTTCTCAACCGCGCGGGCTCCAACCGCAGCGCAGCCGCGAGCTATGGGGCCACAGCGACCACCCGGCAGATCGCGGATACCACCGTCAACATCGTCCAGGGCCAGATCAATCAGGCGACCAAGCTGGCCTCCGGCTCCGTGTGGGCGTCCCAGCCCGGCGCCATCCGCACCTTCAGGTCCGACGGGACGCTGGATACGATTTACCGGCTCTACTCCTCCTCCTCGCTCAAGGCTGCCAGCTACGCAGCTCTCGCGAGCGATGTCCCCGCGACCAACTGGAGCTCCAACCCCGCGATCTGGGTCGATCTCAATGCCCCGGCGGTCCGCGCAGGCACATCGTCGCTGAGCTACCCGATCCTCGATACCCGGTCTCCCACCAGCTCCGGCCTCCTCACCCTCGATGGGTTCGCCCTGGATAGCCCGCCCGGGGCCTCCAGCAACCAGCCTGCCCCCATGCCCGTGCGCTGGCTCTATGTCCTCCGCAATGGCGAGATCATTTCCCCGGACGATGGCGGCACGGGACAAATCGCCACCTTTTCCAACTCCAGCGTAAAGCCCGGCGCGGACAACCCCATCGTGGGACGCACCGCATTCTGGACCGATGACGAAAGCTGCAAGATCAACATCAATACCGCCGCCGACGGAACCTTCTGGGATACGCCCCATGTCAATGCCAGCGATGAACGGCAGATGGCAAAAAGCCAGCCGATGGCTCGGGAATACCAGCGCTACCCGGGGCATCCTGCCACCACATCGCTCAAGGCCGTCCTCACCGCGCTGGGCGTGGATCCGGCCCCCTACCCCTCGGCGATGGGAAGCACATCGAAACTCTTCAAGCTCTTCCCGCGCTACAATGATGACTACGGCTCGAAGCAAGGCACCGCCACGACGTCCGACACCTCCACCCCGGAAACGGCTAAAACCGATCATCTCTACTCCAGCGTCGGAGAGATGCTCTTCAGCCCCACTCGCAACAGCTCAAACCTGACCCTGGCCCAGATCGAGACCGGCAAATTCTTCCTCACCGCCACGAGCCGCTCTCCCGAGCTCAATCTCTTCGGCCAGCCCCGCATCGCCACCTGGCCGGTGTCGGAGAATGGGAGCGACAATTATCGCACCCCCATCGACCGGCTCATCGCCTTTGCCTCCACCATCAACGGCAAGCCGTATTATTTCACCCGGCTCAACCCTCGTAGTCCGAGCGCTGACCTTTCGCTCAACCGCAATCAGCAACTGCTGAACTACCTCGACCGCTCCACGCAGCGCAATGTGCCGGGAGTCGGAAAGAGCTTTGTCGACAAATATGGTCAGACCGAGACCCGCCAGATCCTCACCGAGATCTTTGACTACATCCGGTGCATGAATCTCCGGGATTCCACCCTGAGTAGTAACTACCAGTACGCAGTCCGTTCACCCAACGCCGCATCCAATCAGAACTTTGGCACTGGCGAGGTGACCCCCAGTATTTCCACTGCCTGGAACACGCAGGGCTTTGGCCGCTTTTATCGTATCACCGAGGTGGCGCTGGTCTTCGTCGCTGTGGGAGAGGGAGCCAATGGCTCGACAGGCGCCACCCCGGTCTACGAAGACCAAGCGGCCTCAGTCGGCTATAAGGGGCCTACTAATAATTACATACCGCCATCGGGTACACGCGCCGTCCAGGCCTTTCTGGTGATCAACTTCTTCGATCCCAATCTCGGCTGGAGCGCTCATTATCCAGACGCAAAAGTCACCGTATCCGGCCTCGATTCCTTCACCCTGAACGGCAACTCGATGGGGATGCCCAAGAGCGCCTCGGTCCAGCTGGCTTTCAACACGCCTCCGACACATTCCCGCGCCTATGGCGGTCCGCTCGACTGGCGCGCCCTCATCCGCAATCTCGGCACCGCCTATCCTTCGAAGTTTCCGCTCTACAGCAACATCCTGGAAATCCCCGTCGCGTCTGGGTCAATGAACTTCTCCGGCGGAGCGCTCACCCTCCAGCTGTACGATGGCGTGTCCAATCTCGTCTCGACCTACAAAATCAACTTTCCCGGCTCCACCGCGCTGCCCGTACCCGGCCTGCCGGTGTATCGCAAGTTTGGAGTAGTCAATTTAAACAGGGAAGCTTCGACAGATCCCATTGAGGATCGATTCGAAAAGCGGATAGCTCAAGCGGACCTGTACGCCTCTGCCGCGATCGATCCCAAGGACGTCGTCGTGAGCGTCGTCCCCTCCCAAGCATTCGGGGACTATCGCCTGCTGGCGAGAACCGATGTGCCGGATTCCGTATTCGTGCCCCACCCGTCCTCCGGAAGCCCTCAAGGGTTCGGGCTCGACACTCCGGTAAAGGACTTCAATGGATACGTGCGCGGCACCCTCTATGATCCCGCCCAGCAACTAAAGCGCAAGCCGTTCGTTCCCGCCACCGTCCAGGGTGCGTTTGTGGGAGCAACCTCGAACACTCCGGGGGATTGGGACAATGGGTTTGGGAGCCTGCTGGATGGTCCCTTTATTAACAAACCAGACGAAGGAACCATCTATAAGGCTGCGACGCAGGTCCCGTACTTCGACACGGACTACGGAGAACAAGCCATCGGCGCGTCGTTCTTCTCCGCCAATCGCCAGGTGCCATCACCCGTGATGTTCGGGTCTCTGCCCACGGGAGTCATCGCGCAGAGCCCCTGGCAGACGCTGCTGTTCCGGCCGGGTCCGACCGGACACCCCGGCTCGAATGATCCCCGGGATCACTACCTGCTCGATCTTTTCTGGATGCCGATCGCCGAGCCCTATGCCATCAGCGAACCATTCTCGACCGCAGGGAAAGTCAATATGAATTACCAGATCCTGCCGTTTACCTATATCACGCGGAATACAGCCCTTCGCGCAGTGCTGGCGCCGGAGAAGGTCGCTCAGATTCCCAAGTTCGCCGGCGTCTACCAGCGGACAATATCCAGTCCGGCGCGTTCGTCCCTGAACCTCAGCGATACCAATGGAACCCTGCGCCAATTCAAAGACCGCTTCTCCCAGGGCGACATCTTTCGCTCGGCCACGGAGATCTGCGACATTTTCCTGGTCCCGTCCGGTGCCTCGTGGACCTCGGACTCCGCTGCACGAACGGAGTGGTATGGTGACAAGTATGCCCTGGTGGGAGACAACCTCCGCGAGCGGCCGTATGCGACGATTTATCCCCGCATCACGACAAAGTCGAACACCTTCCGGGTTTACTACACCACCCAGTCGCTGAACAATCGCTCACCCGATCCCGCGGTCTGGAACGAATCCCTCGGCGTGATCACCGGGGAATATCGCGGATCGACCACCATCGAGCGCTACCTCAACCCGGCGGATACCAATCTGCCGGATGCCGCGACCGATGCGTCTGATCCTTCTCTGGAGAGCTACTATCGCTGGCGTGTGGTCGAGCAAACAGGCTTCGTTCCCTGA
- a CDS encoding PEP-CTERM sorting domain-containing protein (PEP-CTERM proteins occur, often in large numbers, in the proteomes of bacteria that also encode an exosortase, a predicted intramembrane cysteine proteinase. The presence of a PEP-CTERM domain at a protein's C-terminus predicts cleavage within the sorting domain, followed by covalent anchoring to some some component of the (usually Gram-negative) cell surface. Many PEP-CTERM proteins exhibit an unusual sequence composition that includes large numbers of potential glycosylation sites. Expression of one such protein has been shown restore the ability of a bacterium to form floc, a type of biofilm.) — protein MMKPNYCLLLLAAALAFQAAPLHAQSYTAIDLGTLGGASSRANGINASGQIVGSAYTSGNSAEHATLFSGTGSGNTDLGTLGGTYSAAHGINASGQIMGYAVTSDDVSHATLFSGTGSGNIDLGTLGGTYNDAYGINASGQIVGRSTTSGDSAYHATLFSGTGSGNTDLGTLGGTNSHAYGINASGQIVGLAYTSGNTAYHATLFSGTGSGNTDLGTLGGTNSRAYGINASGQIVGLAYTSGNTAYHATLFSGTGSGNTDLGTLGGTNSRAYGINASGQIVGSANTSGNSAENGFLYVNKTMLDLNAITTGATNITIGSVSSPINDWGQIAAYGTVGGQTRALLLNPADPNTSTAAGVTNTKFVAGMNYDKFTALTRSSGLGTTVDLLDGTAGSGGNGYYGQNRDVDVFFTDLEIGLASDIVSLSGTSGIGFSDILVLQLTYDEATATALFGNEAATRLGWFDPGTGSWTLAVDGNTGGTAFFAGDRAYNAATDFHLGTYGLDTANNTVWAVTNHNSEFAAIPEPSTYALLALAGAAALLIKGRKTTRTNHKRLSSLSR, from the coding sequence ATGATGAAACCCAACTATTGCCTGCTCCTTCTCGCTGCGGCCCTTGCCTTCCAGGCCGCACCCCTTCACGCCCAATCCTACACCGCCATCGACCTCGGCACCCTCGGCGGGGCGAGTAGCCGCGCCAACGGCATCAATGCCTCGGGCCAGATTGTGGGATCTGCCTATACATCTGGCAACAGTGCCGAGCACGCGACGCTCTTCAGCGGCACCGGAAGTGGCAATACCGACCTCGGCACCCTTGGCGGGACGTATAGCGCCGCCCACGGCATCAACGCCTCGGGCCAGATCATGGGATATGCCGTCACGTCCGACGACGTCTCCCACGCGACGCTCTTCAGTGGCACAGGCAGCGGGAATATCGACCTCGGCACCCTCGGGGGGACATATAACGACGCGTACGGCATCAACGCCTCGGGCCAGATCGTGGGCAGGTCCACCACATCTGGCGACAGTGCCTATCATGCGACGCTCTTCAGTGGCACAGGCAGCGGCAATACCGACCTCGGCACCCTCGGCGGGACGAATAGCCATGCCTACGGCATCAACGCCTCGGGCCAGATCGTGGGCTTGGCCTACACATCTGGCAACACTGCATACCACGCGACACTCTTCAGCGGCACAGGCAGCGGCAATACTGACCTCGGCACCCTCGGCGGGACGAATAGCCGCGCCTACGGCATCAATGCCTCGGGCCAGATTGTGGGCTTGGCTTACACATCCGGCAACACTGCATACCACGCGACACTCTTCAGCGGCACAGGCAGCGGCAATACCGACCTCGGCACCCTCGGCGGGACGAATAGCCGCGCCTACGGCATCAATGCCTCGGGCCAGATCGTGGGATCTGCCAACACATCCGGAAACAGTGCCGAGAATGGCTTCCTCTATGTCAACAAAACCATGCTGGATCTCAATGCCATCACCACCGGGGCCACCAATATTACTATCGGGAGCGTCAGCTCTCCCATCAACGACTGGGGCCAGATCGCAGCCTATGGGACGGTGGGCGGCCAGACACGTGCCCTGCTGCTCAACCCCGCCGATCCCAACACCAGCACCGCCGCCGGAGTCACGAACACGAAGTTCGTCGCCGGGATGAACTACGACAAATTTACCGCCCTTACCCGCTCAAGCGGACTCGGCACCACCGTCGATCTGCTCGACGGCACGGCTGGAAGCGGCGGGAACGGATACTACGGCCAGAACCGCGATGTGGATGTTTTCTTCACCGACTTGGAAATCGGGCTCGCCAGCGACATCGTGAGCCTCAGCGGCACTTCCGGAATAGGCTTCTCCGACATCCTCGTCCTCCAGCTCACCTACGACGAAGCCACCGCCACCGCCCTCTTCGGCAACGAAGCCGCCACCCGCCTCGGGTGGTTCGACCCCGGCACCGGAAGCTGGACCCTCGCTGTGGACGGCAATACCGGCGGCACCGCCTTCTTCGCCGGAGACCGCGCCTACAACGCCGCCACCGACTTCCACCTCGGTACTTACGGCTTGGACACCGCTAACAACACCGTCTGGGCCGTCACCAACCACAATAGCGAGTTCGCCGCCATTCCCGAGCCCTCGACCTACGCGCTCCTCGCCCTCGCAGGCGCAGCGGCCCTCCTCATCAAAGGCCGAAAAACAACCCGTACGAATCACAAACGGCTTTCGTCCCTTTCCCGATAG
- a CDS encoding lectin-like protein: MSEKISAVFATLSQGIAAHLLAAVFILSATGAVEAAVLTGPVVNPANGHTYYLLNSNIWTASENEAIDLGGHLTTINDADENAWVLSTFSFYGGTYKDLWIGLSDFASEGNWVWANGETSSFRNWSVGEPNNAGDQDYGFILGLGRGTAGYWDDYFNANTAPPFPLHGVVEIVPEPSTWALLALSGATLFLLKRRKQSARITNGFRSCPAKEFSRREHLPFPIPQ, translated from the coding sequence ATGTCCGAGAAAATATCCGCCGTCTTCGCAACCCTCTCGCAGGGCATTGCCGCACATCTTTTGGCGGCGGTCTTTATCCTCTCTGCCACGGGAGCGGTCGAGGCTGCAGTACTCACGGGCCCGGTGGTAAATCCGGCGAACGGACACACCTATTACTTGCTGAATTCGAATATTTGGACAGCCTCGGAAAACGAAGCCATCGATCTTGGCGGTCATTTGACGACGATCAATGACGCGGACGAAAACGCCTGGGTGTTATCCACTTTCTCGTTTTATGGCGGCACCTACAAAGATTTGTGGATTGGGCTTTCAGATTTTGCATCCGAGGGGAATTGGGTGTGGGCAAACGGAGAAACGTCTTCTTTCAGGAATTGGAGTGTTGGCGAACCGAATAACGCCGGCGATCAGGATTACGGCTTCATTCTCGGATTAGGACGCGGGACGGCAGGATATTGGGACGATTACTTCAATGCGAACACAGCCCCACCGTTCCCGCTGCACGGTGTTGTCGAAATCGTCCCCGAACCCTCTACCTGGGCGCTCCTCGCGCTCAGCGGAGCAACTCTCTTCCTCCTAAAACGTCGAAAACAATCCGCACGAATCACAAACGGCTTCCGCTCCTGCCCTGCTAAGGAGTTCTCTCGCCGAGAGCACCTTCCATTTCCAATTCCACAATGA